From one Mustela nigripes isolate SB6536 chromosome 16, MUSNIG.SB6536, whole genome shotgun sequence genomic stretch:
- the LOC132004215 gene encoding uncharacterized protein LOC132004215 isoform X1: MATAPACKRRRSWERPPVLLGTARSSGLPASHGVFEEACPERQGTDSKDAEGGPALSGLWSTIPPLKNQLQLLLLPAPAPLATPPASAPPAPLQHQDHSHPSYYSTKSGGKVRAPVGTSGGRTPLTQMEAIVYHGSEMLAWGLLGTSGDKEEESDLCKTKAGFGAHLPHQEGLQGPHSDQTLMAQRTQDRNDRTCPARKPAKSHLTSCIYPKREPPMSCFPTPLLMPNVWGFSHTHQ; encoded by the exons ATGGCCACGGCACCAGCCTGCAAGCGAAGGCGAAGCTGGGAGAG GCCTCCTGTGCTCCTTGGAACCGCCAGGAGCAGTGGGCTGCCTGCATCGCATGGTGTGTTTGAGGAGGCGTGCCCAGAGCGGCAAGGGACTGACTCCAAGGACGCAGAGGGGGGGCCAGCCCTGAGCGGCTTGTGGTCTACGATTCCACCACTGAAGAATCAATTGCAATTACTGCTGCTGCCCGCCCCAGCACCCCTAGCCACCCCCCCAGCATCAGCACCCCCAGCACCCCTGCAACACCAGGACCACTCACACCCTTCCTACTATTCAACCAAGAGCGGTGGCAAGGTCCGTGCCCCTGTAGGCACCTCAGGTGGGAGAACGCCTCTGACTCAG ATGGAGGCCATCGTGTATCACGGCTCAGAGATGCTGGCCTGGGGACTTCTGGGGACCTCTGGGGACAAGGAGGAGGAATCTGACCTCTGCAAAACCAAAGCTGGCTTTGGTGCTCACCTCCCTCACCAGGAAGGCCTCCAAG GACCACACTCGGATCAAACTCTGATGGCCCAGCGCACCCAGGACAGGAATGACAGGACCTGCCCAGCCAGGAAGCCAGCCAAATCACACCTCACAAGCTGCATCTATCCCAAGAGGGAGCCCCCCATGTCATGTTTCCCAACACCACTGCTGATGCCAAATGTGTGGGGTTTCTCCCACACACACCAATGA
- the LOC132004215 gene encoding uncharacterized protein LOC132004215 isoform X2, whose product MATAPACKRRRSWERPPVLLGTARSSGLPASHGVFEEACPERQGTDSKDAEGGPALSGLWSTIPPLKNQLQLLLLPAPAPLATPPASAPPAPLQHQDHSHPSYYSTKSGGKMEAIVYHGSEMLAWGLLGTSGDKEEESDLCKTKAGFGAHLPHQEGLQGPHSDQTLMAQRTQDRNDRTCPARKPAKSHLTSCIYPKREPPMSCFPTPLLMPNVWGFSHTHQ is encoded by the exons ATGGCCACGGCACCAGCCTGCAAGCGAAGGCGAAGCTGGGAGAG GCCTCCTGTGCTCCTTGGAACCGCCAGGAGCAGTGGGCTGCCTGCATCGCATGGTGTGTTTGAGGAGGCGTGCCCAGAGCGGCAAGGGACTGACTCCAAGGACGCAGAGGGGGGGCCAGCCCTGAGCGGCTTGTGGTCTACGATTCCACCACTGAAGAATCAATTGCAATTACTGCTGCTGCCCGCCCCAGCACCCCTAGCCACCCCCCCAGCATCAGCACCCCCAGCACCCCTGCAACACCAGGACCACTCACACCCTTCCTACTATTCAACCAAGAGCGGTGGCAAG ATGGAGGCCATCGTGTATCACGGCTCAGAGATGCTGGCCTGGGGACTTCTGGGGACCTCTGGGGACAAGGAGGAGGAATCTGACCTCTGCAAAACCAAAGCTGGCTTTGGTGCTCACCTCCCTCACCAGGAAGGCCTCCAAG GACCACACTCGGATCAAACTCTGATGGCCCAGCGCACCCAGGACAGGAATGACAGGACCTGCCCAGCCAGGAAGCCAGCCAAATCACACCTCACAAGCTGCATCTATCCCAAGAGGGAGCCCCCCATGTCATGTTTCCCAACACCACTGCTGATGCCAAATGTGTGGGGTTTCTCCCACACACACCAATGA
- the LOC132004215 gene encoding uncharacterized protein LOC132004215 isoform X5, with protein MATAPACKRRRSWERPPVLLGTARSSGLPASHGVFEEACPERQGTDSKDAEGGPALSGLWSTIPPLKNQLQLLLLPAPAPLATPPASAPPAPLQHQDHSHPSYYSTKSGGKVRAPVGTSGGRTPLTQMEAIVYHGSEMLAWGLLGTSGDKEEESDLCKTKAGFGAHLPHQEGLQGLHS; from the exons ATGGCCACGGCACCAGCCTGCAAGCGAAGGCGAAGCTGGGAGAG GCCTCCTGTGCTCCTTGGAACCGCCAGGAGCAGTGGGCTGCCTGCATCGCATGGTGTGTTTGAGGAGGCGTGCCCAGAGCGGCAAGGGACTGACTCCAAGGACGCAGAGGGGGGGCCAGCCCTGAGCGGCTTGTGGTCTACGATTCCACCACTGAAGAATCAATTGCAATTACTGCTGCTGCCCGCCCCAGCACCCCTAGCCACCCCCCCAGCATCAGCACCCCCAGCACCCCTGCAACACCAGGACCACTCACACCCTTCCTACTATTCAACCAAGAGCGGTGGCAAGGTCCGTGCCCCTGTAGGCACCTCAGGTGGGAGAACGCCTCTGACTCAG ATGGAGGCCATCGTGTATCACGGCTCAGAGATGCTGGCCTGGGGACTTCTGGGGACCTCTGGGGACAAGGAGGAGGAATCTGACCTCTGCAAAACCAAAGCTGGCTTTGGTGCTCACCTCCCTCACCAGGAAGGCCTCCAAGGTCTGCATT CCTGA
- the LOC132004215 gene encoding uncharacterized protein LOC132004215 isoform X4 codes for MATAPACKRRRSWERPPVLLGTARSSGLPASHGVFEEACPERQGTDSKDAEGGPALSGLWSTIPPLKNQLQLLLLPAPAPLATPPASAPPAPLQHQDHSHPSYYSTKSGGKVRAPVGTSGGRTPLTQMEAIVYHGSEMLAWGLLGTSGDKEEESDLCKTKAGFGAHLPHQEGLQVKETGLGTRRGGRTTRFSK; via the exons ATGGCCACGGCACCAGCCTGCAAGCGAAGGCGAAGCTGGGAGAG GCCTCCTGTGCTCCTTGGAACCGCCAGGAGCAGTGGGCTGCCTGCATCGCATGGTGTGTTTGAGGAGGCGTGCCCAGAGCGGCAAGGGACTGACTCCAAGGACGCAGAGGGGGGGCCAGCCCTGAGCGGCTTGTGGTCTACGATTCCACCACTGAAGAATCAATTGCAATTACTGCTGCTGCCCGCCCCAGCACCCCTAGCCACCCCCCCAGCATCAGCACCCCCAGCACCCCTGCAACACCAGGACCACTCACACCCTTCCTACTATTCAACCAAGAGCGGTGGCAAGGTCCGTGCCCCTGTAGGCACCTCAGGTGGGAGAACGCCTCTGACTCAG ATGGAGGCCATCGTGTATCACGGCTCAGAGATGCTGGCCTGGGGACTTCTGGGGACCTCTGGGGACAAGGAGGAGGAATCTGACCTCTGCAAAACCAAAGCTGGCTTTGGTGCTCACCTCCCTCACCAGGAAGGCCTCCAAG TGAAAGAAACTGGCTTAGGAACTAGGCGAGGAGGGCGGACAAcaagattttcaaaataa
- the LOC132004215 gene encoding uncharacterized protein LOC132004215 isoform X3: MATAPACKRRRSWERPPVLLGTARSSGLPASHGVFEEACPERQGTDSKDAEGGPALSGLWSTIPPLKNQLQLLLLPAPAPLATPPASAPPAPLQHQDHSHPSYYSTKSGGKVRAPVGTSGGRTPLTQMEAIVYHGSEMLAWGLLGTSGDKEEESDLCKTKAGFGAHLPHQEGLQGLHLKETGLGTRRGGRTTRFSK, from the exons ATGGCCACGGCACCAGCCTGCAAGCGAAGGCGAAGCTGGGAGAG GCCTCCTGTGCTCCTTGGAACCGCCAGGAGCAGTGGGCTGCCTGCATCGCATGGTGTGTTTGAGGAGGCGTGCCCAGAGCGGCAAGGGACTGACTCCAAGGACGCAGAGGGGGGGCCAGCCCTGAGCGGCTTGTGGTCTACGATTCCACCACTGAAGAATCAATTGCAATTACTGCTGCTGCCCGCCCCAGCACCCCTAGCCACCCCCCCAGCATCAGCACCCCCAGCACCCCTGCAACACCAGGACCACTCACACCCTTCCTACTATTCAACCAAGAGCGGTGGCAAGGTCCGTGCCCCTGTAGGCACCTCAGGTGGGAGAACGCCTCTGACTCAG ATGGAGGCCATCGTGTATCACGGCTCAGAGATGCTGGCCTGGGGACTTCTGGGGACCTCTGGGGACAAGGAGGAGGAATCTGACCTCTGCAAAACCAAAGCTGGCTTTGGTGCTCACCTCCCTCACCAGGAAGGCCTCCAAGGTCTGCATT TGAAAGAAACTGGCTTAGGAACTAGGCGAGGAGGGCGGACAAcaagattttcaaaataa